CTGGGTGGCGGAGTCAGCACCTCCACAACTGTTACGACCACTGGCTATTCCATCTACGACTGGGCGGCAGGCGCGTATAATCTACCATTCGGCTGGACGTCCGGCTATCGGGCTGGAAACGCCAGCGTCGGGCAGGCCGGCGTTGTCGGCGGCGGGCAGATTGGTTACAACTATCAGGTCAGCCCGCATTTTGTGCTCGGCTTCGAGACGGATTTTCAAGGAACCAGCATCTCGGGCGGCGGAACGTCGTATGGCTTGGCGGGGGCTTCCGGCAATACGGCAAACCCCGCGGAGAACTTCCTGCATTTGCAAAGCGGGGTCGTGAACGCTTCTGCCGGCATTGGGTGGATTGGCACGGCCAGAGGCCGCGTCGGCTTACTGGCGACGCCATCTCTGCTACTCTTCGCCACCGGCGGTTTCGCTTATGGAAACACCTACGCGAGCGTGGGCACCAGCGGCTATCACTGGCATCCCGGAAACGAGATCGCGCATCCCGAAAATCCAGTTACCCCGACGTGGACTTCCCTTAGCTCCACAAGGGTCGGCTGGACCGTTGGCGGCGGCGCGGAGTGGATGTTCTTGCAAAACTGGAGCGCGAAGGTCGAGGCGCTTTACTATGACCTGGGTTCGCAGTCGGTCGGCGGCCAATTCAGTCCACTGATCAATCCTGCTGCGCCGAACTCGATTGCGATCATCAATGGCGCAACGACGACGTTCAACTATCAGGGTGTAATCGCCCGCGTTGGCGTCAATTACCATTTCGACTGGAGACCCACGTCGGTCGTCGCCAGATTCTAATCAAAGCAACGCCGACCTTGCCTCTTTGAGGGCAGAAAGGCCCGGTTTGCGCCGGGCCTTTCTGCCAAATCGGATGGTTGACGCCAAACGTCCGTTCGGCGGCAGCTTATCGGAGGAGCGAGGCGGCCGAACAGGCATGGGACGTTGAGACGGGAGGAGCCACGAGTTTTGCGTTTCTTTTCTATATATGATAATGTCTTTATATTACATACACATAGCCGCGTTTTTCTTTGACTCGGCAAAGTCGTTCAAGGGCAGTTCTAGCCTCCGCCTGAGAGGGATAGATGGCTTGGCGTAATTGTCCCGCTTGCCCGATGCGCCCCCATTCCCGGACAAGACGCCATTCGCCGAACAGATCAGGCTGAATGTCCAAGCGATAGAACCTGGCCATGTTTCGGCCTGGGTCCGTTCGGCGAAGAATGACGGCGTCAAGCATTGGCAGTGGCCCTGTAGATGGCGGCGGGGCTCACCCCATAGGATCGGGCGAGATCGGCCACGGCCTCTCCATCGGCGCGCCGCCGTCTCGCCTCTTGTTTCTGCGCGACGGTCATCTTGGCGGGGCGGCCCATTTGCTGGCCGCGCTCTTTCGCCCGCGCCCGTCCCTCGCTGGTGCGGGTGCGGATCAGGTCGCGCTCCACGTCGGCCAGGCCGCCCAACACGGCGATCATCAGCCGTCCGGTGCTCGTGGCGGTGTCCGCCCATGGCTCGGCAAGGCTCTGGAACTGCCCGCCCGCGTCCGCGATGCGCTTGACGATAGCGAACAGCTCGAAGGT
This window of the Candidatus Gastranaerophilales bacterium genome carries:
- a CDS encoding recombinase family protein gives rise to the protein MSDSLAPKRLGYARVSTVGQTLEAQLDQLKAAGCSRVYREKVSGAKVDRKELGKLLKSIASGDVVVVTRIDRLARSTFELFAIVKRIADAGGQFQSLAEPWADTATSTGRLMIAVLGGLADVERDLIRTRTSEGRARAKERGQQMGRPAKMTVAQKQEARRRRADGEAVADLARSYGVSPAAIYRATANA
- a CDS encoding outer membrane beta-barrel protein, whose amino-acid sequence is MWTGFYAGLNLGGGVSTSTTVTTTGYSIYDWAAGAYNLPFGWTSGYRAGNASVGQAGVVGGGQIGYNYQVSPHFVLGFETDFQGTSISGGGTSYGLAGASGNTANPAENFLHLQSGVVNASAGIGWIGTARGRVGLLATPSLLLFATGGFAYGNTYASVGTSGYHWHPGNEIAHPENPVTPTWTSLSSTRVGWTVGGGAEWMFLQNWSAKVEALYYDLGSQSVGGQFSPLINPAAPNSIAIINGATTTFNYQGVIARVGVNYHFDWRPTSVVARF